The following proteins are co-located in the Stigmatella aurantiaca genome:
- a CDS encoding type I polyketide synthase, with protein sequence MRDPIAIVGIGCRFPGGAKSPRHLWDLLTQGRSAIVEVPKDRWDHRRYYDPDPDKPGKTYVRHGGFLQEPIDVFDAAFFSISPREAATLDPQQRLLAEVAWESLEDAGFPPDSLAGSQTGVYIGGFMLDSMLTHMGSKNREMIGPHTAVGSTMTVLSNRLSFMFDFRGPSISLDTACSSSLVAVHLACQDLWSGTTSLGLAGGVNVMFRPEIFVAMSKGKFLSADGYSKSFDAHADGYGRGEGAGIVVLKRLSDAVRDNDRIYALIRGTGVNQDGHSDSMTAPSARAQEALVRQVCASASVNPAELHAFEAHGTGTAVGDPAEMGGLGAVSKRPGGQGPWVGSLKASIGHLEAAAGVAGLIKASLCLQHRQLPPQANLQKLNPAIPFETLGLRIPQRLEALEPRNGESLKMGVNSFGYGGTNAHCLLEQAPPGGARAPFPEAQAKRSVSLSAPVILPLSARSPEALRALARSYAGLLSAPDHAPLADICFSAAVRRSHHEHRLALVATEDAAGLAARLESFAANNPAEDGASGRTLPAEAAKPVFVFTGMGPQWWAMGRELYERDALFRSTLDRCDAIFQRLAGWSLLAQMLADEKSSNMARTDIAQPANAFLQIGLLELWRRAGVEPAAVVGHSAGEVASAYAAGRFTLEQAMLVIYERSRIQAKAAGLGKLLAVGLTEEGARAAIRGREDVVSIAAINGPSAVTLSGAAKAIEEISAELEARGVFQRILKVEVPYHSPAMDPLKPELRRCLATLQPSVGNLPIYSTVTGGLVEGMSYDAEYWCDNIREPTLFAKAVRQLLKDGYRLFLEVGPHPVLLASIKECCAEARVEGRMFSSLKRQEPEQKTFAKALAELYVAGARSPWAGLYPEGCRFTQLPSYPWQREKYWHESEEALTDRLASNEHALLGLRISAPTPTWERGLNARFLPCLADHRVRGALVVPGAAYVELALGLRRELGLSEPHMLEDVRFENALVVAGNDEPVVRTTYDEVTQTVVIYSRSRDSRTTWTRHATARLRRSLLTPPPEHVQLASLAAHAAPQLDTETLYRMLGERGLDYGPSLRGIRWLRRGETDLLAELMLPAAEVARITADESIVLDPVWLDPCFQAMVAWLPADDQRLYLPMGCRSIRFYRRPDPREPLFCHAQVRKQVANALESDITLIDGGGQVVARLVGVECAALADHEEKAPRPSFYDWTYEHVFEEASLEEAGTKGSGGWVVFADRGGMGAELGRALERAGVQDLVQVVPGESFARESATRFQVRPGDAEDARRLVDALGLARFRNIAYLLGLDATQVAGAGDVLEFLRVVLALSPGEGASIRVVTRDAQRALPEDALSSLAAAPLIGFSRVVAAEFPHLRMRTIDLPKGASAAQPEMIERLAREILAETQEDEVALRDTRRLVRRLKQKPLPEWEEGTTEPMGSEEKEQVFEVSLDGSERRPRRASRRQPGRGEIEIKVASVTLTRGAAAQGRRSVTSLWPVELGGVVVAAGEDTPGFAPGQRVQALIAQEASVIGTHALVRLGRDWIRTGASQGRLLPFLAAEYALHTHGRLLPGERLLVLGDAAGIGSAVLELGRAAGAQAAAVLDPDTGSAPQGIRVFDRRSPTLRDEIMEWTGGGGVDLLVNASRDPEPTLTSVLGDFGRFVDAGPIAPADGLFATAWPRGISCSRVDAAAMLQQRPQEAAARLQAVLERFGELPALSSENWPAARAGDARRWLSERAREDGIARLTLSFTEAGPVALAPAADERLFDANAAYLVTGGFGGFGLALARWMAAEGARHLVLTGRKGASTPEARQLIQELEAAGVRVTGVAADVSNREEMRALFARIDATHPPLKGVLHTAAVLDDALLPDLGHERIQRVMAPKAGGAWILHELTQDRPLDFFVLFSSVAALIGNPRQGNYVAANSFLDALAEHRAARGLAATSIHWGVLGEIGMAQEEAVRAYLESLGLHAMPPASVLAALKRVLRIRPPQIGIFDVNWPQLGRAAPNLGRTPRTAHLIGSSQGGVQSDAEGLRRHLAELSPEARQTEIERFLAQRISLILQVPIDRVDPQKSLSMLGVDSLLSMQVQGAIREALGVEIPALELLRGGNLVQVASTVSAKFDRPAAVVPAPAPVTAEAQIEQQVNNMSESEVETILRAMLEAQAGQGEVKS encoded by the coding sequence GTGCGTGACCCCATCGCGATTGTTGGCATCGGTTGTCGGTTTCCGGGAGGGGCGAAGTCGCCTCGTCATCTCTGGGACCTTCTTACACAAGGACGCAGCGCGATCGTCGAGGTGCCAAAGGATCGCTGGGATCATCGCCGCTACTACGATCCTGATCCGGACAAGCCGGGCAAGACGTACGTCCGCCACGGCGGCTTTCTGCAGGAACCGATCGACGTCTTCGACGCCGCCTTCTTCTCCATCTCGCCACGCGAGGCGGCGACGCTCGATCCGCAGCAGCGCCTCCTCGCCGAGGTAGCCTGGGAGAGCCTCGAGGACGCGGGCTTTCCGCCGGACAGCCTGGCGGGCAGCCAGACCGGCGTCTACATCGGCGGGTTCATGCTCGACAGCATGCTCACGCACATGGGCTCGAAGAACCGCGAGATGATCGGCCCGCACACCGCGGTCGGGTCGACCATGACGGTGCTCTCCAACCGGCTGTCCTTCATGTTCGACTTCCGGGGGCCGAGCATCTCGCTGGACACGGCGTGCTCCTCCTCGCTCGTCGCCGTCCACCTCGCCTGTCAGGACCTGTGGAGCGGTACGACATCGCTCGGGCTGGCCGGTGGCGTGAACGTCATGTTCCGGCCCGAGATTTTCGTGGCGATGAGCAAGGGCAAGTTCCTGTCGGCCGATGGGTACTCCAAGAGCTTCGACGCGCACGCCGATGGTTACGGCCGGGGAGAAGGCGCTGGCATCGTGGTGCTCAAGCGGCTCTCGGACGCGGTGCGCGACAACGACCGCATCTACGCGCTGATCCGGGGGACAGGTGTCAATCAGGATGGGCACAGCGACTCGATGACGGCGCCAAGCGCACGTGCACAGGAGGCGCTGGTCCGTCAGGTGTGTGCCAGCGCCTCGGTGAATCCGGCTGAACTCCATGCCTTCGAGGCCCATGGGACGGGAACCGCCGTCGGAGATCCCGCGGAGATGGGCGGGCTGGGCGCCGTCTCGAAACGGCCCGGTGGGCAAGGGCCGTGGGTCGGATCGCTCAAGGCCAGTATCGGGCACCTCGAAGCGGCGGCCGGCGTGGCGGGGTTGATCAAGGCGAGTCTGTGCCTGCAACACCGGCAGCTTCCTCCGCAAGCCAACCTCCAGAAGCTCAACCCGGCCATCCCCTTCGAGACCCTGGGGCTCCGGATTCCGCAGCGCCTCGAGGCGCTTGAGCCCAGGAATGGCGAATCCCTGAAGATGGGCGTCAACTCCTTCGGCTACGGCGGGACGAATGCGCACTGCTTGCTTGAGCAGGCGCCGCCCGGCGGCGCGCGCGCGCCCTTCCCGGAGGCGCAGGCGAAGCGCTCCGTGAGCCTGTCCGCGCCGGTGATTCTCCCGCTCTCTGCCCGCAGCCCCGAGGCGCTTCGCGCGCTCGCTCGATCCTACGCCGGTCTCCTCTCCGCTCCGGACCACGCGCCGCTCGCGGACATCTGTTTCTCCGCAGCGGTCCGGCGGAGCCACCACGAGCACCGCCTCGCCCTGGTGGCCACCGAGGATGCGGCCGGGCTCGCGGCACGATTGGAGTCTTTCGCCGCCAACAATCCCGCCGAGGACGGCGCCTCGGGCCGCACGCTTCCAGCGGAGGCGGCGAAGCCGGTCTTCGTGTTCACCGGCATGGGGCCTCAGTGGTGGGCCATGGGCCGTGAGCTCTACGAGCGGGACGCGCTGTTCCGCTCCACCCTCGATCGCTGCGACGCCATCTTCCAGCGGCTCGCGGGTTGGTCGTTGCTGGCTCAGATGCTCGCTGACGAGAAGTCCTCCAATATGGCGAGGACGGACATCGCGCAGCCCGCGAACGCGTTCCTGCAGATCGGCCTGCTCGAACTCTGGCGGCGCGCGGGCGTCGAGCCTGCCGCAGTCGTAGGCCACAGCGCGGGCGAGGTTGCCTCCGCCTACGCCGCAGGGCGTTTTACCCTCGAGCAGGCCATGCTCGTGATCTACGAGCGGAGCCGGATCCAGGCCAAGGCGGCGGGGCTTGGCAAGCTGCTGGCGGTAGGCCTCACCGAGGAAGGCGCCCGCGCCGCCATCAGAGGGCGTGAGGACGTGGTCTCGATCGCCGCGATCAACGGACCGAGCGCCGTGACCCTCTCTGGAGCCGCCAAGGCAATCGAGGAGATCTCGGCCGAGCTTGAGGCCCGCGGTGTCTTCCAGCGCATCTTGAAGGTCGAGGTGCCCTACCACAGCCCCGCGATGGATCCGCTCAAGCCGGAGCTTCGCCGGTGCCTCGCCACGCTCCAGCCCTCGGTTGGGAACCTTCCCATCTACTCCACGGTCACGGGCGGCCTTGTCGAGGGCATGTCCTATGACGCCGAGTACTGGTGCGACAACATCCGTGAGCCCACCCTCTTCGCGAAGGCCGTCCGCCAGCTCTTGAAAGACGGCTACCGGCTCTTCCTGGAGGTGGGCCCCCATCCCGTCCTGCTGGCCTCCATCAAGGAGTGCTGCGCGGAAGCGCGTGTCGAGGGACGGATGTTCTCCTCGCTCAAGCGGCAGGAGCCCGAGCAGAAGACCTTCGCCAAGGCCCTGGCAGAGCTCTATGTCGCCGGGGCCCGGAGCCCGTGGGCCGGGCTCTATCCCGAAGGCTGCCGCTTCACCCAGCTTCCCAGCTACCCCTGGCAGCGGGAGAAGTACTGGCACGAGTCGGAGGAGGCGCTCACGGATCGCCTGGCTTCGAATGAGCATGCGTTGCTCGGGCTGAGGATCTCCGCGCCCACGCCCACCTGGGAGCGCGGTTTGAACGCGCGATTCCTGCCCTGTCTCGCGGATCACCGCGTCCGGGGCGCGCTCGTGGTTCCAGGTGCCGCCTACGTCGAGCTGGCGCTCGGCCTGCGCCGCGAGCTGGGGCTCTCCGAGCCACACATGTTGGAGGACGTGCGGTTCGAGAACGCGCTCGTCGTCGCTGGGAACGACGAGCCTGTGGTCCGGACCACCTATGACGAAGTGACTCAGACGGTGGTGATCTACAGCCGCTCCCGCGATAGCCGCACCACCTGGACGCGGCACGCCACCGCGCGCCTCCGGCGGAGCCTCCTGACGCCCCCTCCGGAGCACGTCCAGCTTGCCAGCCTCGCCGCGCACGCCGCGCCCCAGCTCGACACGGAGACGCTCTACCGGATGCTCGGCGAGCGTGGCCTCGATTACGGTCCAAGCCTTCGAGGCATTCGCTGGTTGCGCCGGGGTGAGACAGATCTCCTCGCCGAGCTCATGCTCCCCGCCGCGGAGGTGGCGCGGATCACCGCCGACGAGAGCATCGTTCTGGATCCGGTCTGGCTGGATCCTTGCTTTCAGGCCATGGTGGCTTGGCTGCCCGCAGACGATCAGCGGCTCTATCTCCCGATGGGGTGCCGGAGCATCCGATTCTACAGACGGCCCGATCCCCGCGAGCCGTTGTTCTGCCACGCGCAAGTCCGGAAGCAGGTGGCCAACGCGCTCGAGAGCGACATCACCTTGATCGATGGTGGTGGCCAGGTGGTGGCCAGGCTCGTGGGCGTCGAGTGCGCCGCGCTCGCGGACCACGAGGAGAAGGCCCCCAGGCCATCCTTCTACGACTGGACCTACGAGCACGTCTTTGAAGAGGCCTCGCTCGAAGAGGCGGGGACGAAGGGCAGCGGCGGCTGGGTCGTGTTCGCGGATCGCGGCGGGATGGGCGCCGAGCTTGGGCGCGCGCTTGAGCGGGCCGGAGTCCAGGACCTGGTACAGGTGGTGCCGGGGGAGTCGTTCGCCCGCGAGTCGGCCACGCGCTTCCAGGTTCGTCCTGGGGACGCGGAGGATGCCCGTCGTCTGGTGGACGCCCTCGGCCTCGCACGGTTCCGGAACATCGCCTACCTCCTTGGCCTGGATGCGACTCAGGTGGCGGGAGCAGGCGACGTGCTTGAGTTCCTCCGCGTGGTGTTGGCGCTGTCCCCGGGGGAAGGCGCTTCGATCCGCGTCGTCACGAGGGATGCGCAGCGCGCGCTTCCAGAGGATGCGTTGTCCTCGCTCGCTGCTGCGCCCCTGATTGGCTTCTCGCGCGTGGTGGCGGCCGAATTCCCGCATCTGCGGATGCGCACCATTGATCTCCCCAAGGGAGCCTCGGCCGCTCAACCGGAGATGATCGAGCGCCTCGCTCGCGAGATCCTGGCGGAAACCCAGGAGGACGAGGTTGCGCTGCGTGACACCCGGAGACTTGTCCGGCGCCTCAAGCAAAAGCCACTCCCCGAGTGGGAGGAAGGGACAACGGAGCCAATGGGCTCCGAAGAGAAGGAGCAGGTCTTCGAGGTCTCCCTCGACGGTTCGGAGCGGCGGCCGAGGAGGGCCTCGCGGCGGCAGCCGGGGCGTGGAGAGATCGAGATCAAGGTCGCCAGCGTGACGCTGACGCGCGGGGCCGCTGCTCAAGGCCGGCGCTCGGTTACCTCCCTCTGGCCGGTGGAACTGGGGGGAGTGGTTGTCGCGGCCGGTGAGGACACGCCAGGGTTTGCGCCTGGGCAACGGGTGCAGGCGCTGATCGCGCAAGAAGCGTCCGTGATCGGGACGCACGCGCTGGTGCGGTTGGGACGCGACTGGATCCGCACGGGTGCCTCGCAGGGCCGGTTGCTGCCATTCCTCGCAGCGGAGTATGCCCTCCACACCCACGGCCGGCTCCTGCCCGGGGAGCGGCTCCTGGTCCTCGGAGATGCCGCAGGGATTGGCTCCGCGGTGCTCGAGCTCGGGCGAGCCGCAGGTGCTCAGGCTGCGGCTGTCCTGGACCCTGATACCGGCTCGGCACCACAAGGGATCCGCGTCTTCGATCGGCGTTCCCCCACGCTCAGGGACGAGATCATGGAATGGACGGGTGGCGGCGGTGTGGATCTCCTGGTGAATGCGTCCCGTGATCCGGAGCCTACCCTCACCAGCGTTCTCGGGGACTTCGGCCGCTTCGTCGATGCGGGGCCGATCGCCCCGGCGGACGGTCTCTTCGCCACCGCCTGGCCTCGAGGCATCTCCTGCTCCAGGGTGGATGCCGCGGCCATGTTGCAGCAGCGCCCCCAGGAGGCCGCCGCACGGCTTCAGGCGGTCCTGGAGCGGTTTGGAGAGCTCCCGGCGCTCTCGTCAGAGAACTGGCCGGCGGCCCGCGCGGGTGACGCGCGGCGCTGGCTCTCGGAGCGCGCACGGGAGGATGGGATTGCCCGCCTCACGCTCTCGTTCACGGAGGCCGGGCCGGTCGCGCTCGCACCCGCGGCGGACGAGCGCTTGTTTGACGCGAACGCGGCCTACCTCGTGACCGGTGGCTTCGGGGGCTTCGGTCTCGCCCTCGCTCGCTGGATGGCCGCCGAAGGGGCACGCCACCTTGTGCTCACCGGCCGGAAGGGGGCTTCCACCCCTGAGGCACGACAGCTGATCCAGGAGCTTGAGGCGGCAGGGGTCCGCGTCACCGGGGTTGCCGCGGACGTCAGCAACAGGGAAGAGATGCGGGCGTTGTTCGCGCGAATCGACGCCACGCACCCCCCGCTCAAGGGTGTGTTGCATACCGCGGCCGTGCTCGATGATGCGCTGCTGCCTGATCTGGGCCACGAGCGCATCCAGCGTGTCATGGCCCCCAAGGCCGGCGGCGCGTGGATCCTCCACGAGCTGACGCAGGACCGCCCGCTGGACTTCTTCGTCCTGTTCTCCTCGGTCGCCGCCCTGATCGGCAATCCCCGGCAGGGCAACTACGTGGCCGCGAACAGCTTCCTCGACGCGCTCGCGGAGCACCGCGCCGCGCGAGGTCTGGCCGCGACCAGCATCCACTGGGGGGTCCTCGGAGAGATCGGAATGGCGCAGGAGGAGGCAGTGCGTGCCTACCTCGAGTCTCTCGGCCTCCACGCCATGCCCCCAGCCTCGGTGCTGGCGGCGCTCAAGCGGGTGCTTCGAATCCGCCCCCCCCAGATCGGGATCTTCGATGTCAACTGGCCCCAGCTTGGGCGCGCTGCTCCGAACCTCGGCCGGACTCCGAGGACGGCGCACCTGATCGGATCCTCCCAGGGAGGCGTGCAGAGCGATGCAGAGGGCCTTCGCCGTCACCTGGCGGAGCTGAGCCCAGAGGCCCGGCAGACTGAGATTGAGCGCTTCCTCGCGCAGCGCATCTCCCTCATCCTCCAGGTCCCCATCGACCGCGTGGATCCGCAGAAGTCTCTGTCGATGTTGGGGGTGGACTCCCTCCTGTCGATGCAGGTCCAGGGGGCCATCCGCGAGGCGCTCGGCGTCGAGATTCCAGCGCTTGAGCTTCTTCGAGGAGGAAACCTGGTGCAGGTTGCCAGCACCGTGTCCGCGAAGTTCGACAGGCCAGCCGCCGTGGTACCCGCGCCGGCGCCTGTCACTGCAGAAGCTCAGATCGAGCAGCAAGTGAACAACATGTCAGAGAGCGAAGTGGAGACGATCCTCCGTGCCATGCTGGAAGCCCAGGCAGGACAGGGGGAGGTCAAGTCATGA